The Rhododendron vialii isolate Sample 1 chromosome 6a, ASM3025357v1 genome includes a window with the following:
- the LOC131328945 gene encoding cold and drought-regulated protein CORA-like isoform X1 produces the protein MGSKTIVFLGLFLAVVLLITSEVTARDLAETTTSTASTEAAEQTNGFDDAKYYGGGGRGGYGGGGYGAGGRGGYGGGGGRGGYGGGGGRGGYGGGGGRGGGGGYGGGIGGYGGGRGGYGGGGYEEGN, from the exons ATGGGTTCCAAAACAATTGTTTTCCTTGGCCTTTTTCTGGCAGTTGTTCTTCTCATCACCTCCGAGGTGACAGCCAGGGATTTGGCTGAGACTACCACTTCTACTGCTTCAA CTGAAGCTGCTGAACAGACTAACGGGTTTGATGATGCCAAGTACTATGGTGGTGGCGGACGCGGTGGATATGGAGGCGGCGGGTATGGAGCTGGCGGACGCGGTGGATATGGAGGCGGAGGCGGCCGAGGAGGATATGGAGGCGGAGGTGGCCGAGGAGGATATGGAGGCGGAGGCGGCCGAGGTGGGGGCGGCGGATACGGAGGCGGCATAGGAGGATACGGAGGCGGCCGAGGTGGATATGGAGGTGGCGGTTACGAAGAAGGGAATTAA
- the LOC131328945 gene encoding glycine-rich protein 2-like isoform X2, whose amino-acid sequence MGSKTIVFLGLFLAVVLLITSEVTARDLAETTTSTASTEAAEQTNGFDDAKYYGAGGRGGYGGGGGRGGYGGGGGRGGYGGGGGRGGGGGYGGGIGGYGGGRGGYGGGGYEEGN is encoded by the exons ATGGGTTCCAAAACAATTGTTTTCCTTGGCCTTTTTCTGGCAGTTGTTCTTCTCATCACCTCCGAGGTGACAGCCAGGGATTTGGCTGAGACTACCACTTCTACTGCTTCAA CTGAAGCTGCTGAACAGACTAACGGGTTTGATGATGCCAAGTACTATGGTG CTGGCGGACGCGGTGGATATGGAGGCGGAGGCGGCCGAGGAGGATATGGAGGCGGAGGTGGCCGAGGAGGATATGGAGGCGGAGGCGGCCGAGGTGGGGGCGGCGGATACGGAGGCGGCATAGGAGGATACGGAGGCGGCCGAGGTGGATATGGAGGTGGCGGTTACGAAGAAGGGAATTAA